The Verrucomicrobium spinosum DSM 4136 = JCM 18804 DNA segment TGGATCATCATCATACACCCAGAGCCTGGCAAAAAACGCAGGTTCAGAGCCACTCACTTTCTCCAAAGGGACAAGGCCCCGCGACCGCACCGGCAGCACGCCAATGGCCCTGTCACGATAGCAGCGCGCATAGCAGTACTCATTGGCCCCTGTCGCGATGGCGACATAGTCCCCAGGTTTGGTTTTCCGCAATATCGCTTTGGGTTTGCCTGCCATGGTGTCCGATTCCTATTTCCTGACATCTCTGCCTGCAACTCATTTCGCAGTCTGTCGCTCGTAAGATCCTGCGTAGTGCACGCAACAGGCCGACTCGATCCCGTGAGACGACTGGACGGGAGAAACTTGGTCTGAGCCGCACCCAAACTTCATTTCTCCCGCCAGACAATCGATCATGCTCACAAGCCGTAGCGTGTCCTATCTGCGAGGGCAGGGTAGATCCAGCGACCCGCTCTGGTTGAGTGTCTGTGCTGCCCGCAGGTAGTCATCCCGCATCACATTGGACGCACTGATCGGCGCGATTTGACGGGCTGCATGCTCGTTCAAGACCGCCCGGTCGTACCAGATTTGCTCCGCACCGCGAATCGCCTGATACTCCACTGAGCCTGTGCCCTGCAGACTCTGGACATGGGACACCACAGTCGCGCTGCTGAAGTCGATGCCCCGGTGATGTCCACCAGCGAACCGATAGTCGAGCACATCTGTACCGCTAACCAGCCCGGGCATGCTGGCCCGGCCCGTGTAGATCTGGTTGGTCCCCTGGATGGGTGCCTGATAGATGATGTAGGTGCGCGGCCCGGGATTGGTGTTGTGCACCAGCACGGGCACCTTGCCCGCCATGACGAAGAAGGTGTGTATGTTGGCCACACTCAGGTTGTACGTGGCGGATATTCTTTCCTCGACCTTCGTGTCCAGCACCCGGGAATCGCCCCCGCTGGCATCCGCCAGGATGTCATTGGGCTGAAGGTTGCAGACCTTGATCCAGCCGCGGTTTTTCGTCCAGAAGGGATGCCCCCCCGTCGCCTTGAGCGCGCCATCGGGCAGCCCATCCCGGTCATTGTCCACCCGCACCTCGTACAGATGGTCTGACCAGTTTTTGTGCAATGCGAGCACCCTCTGGGGAGCGGCAGCCCGTTCGTCTTCCGGATCATCGGCCATGATCCAGTCTCCCTCCCGGATGGTTTCCACGGGGCGGGTTGAGCCATCCCCCATCAGCACCGGCGTGCCCGGGGCAAAGCAGTAGCCTGGCAGGCCACCACCCGTGCTCATCTTCCGCTCCACGATGGCACTGACGATGGCCGGTATCACGTATCCGGCGCGATAGTCCCAGCTCGCATCCTGGCCCCCAGACGCCTCTTTCAAGATAAACTGGAGATCAGAGCCCACGTTGCGATTGCCCTCATAGAGGTCGAGCCCGTAGTTGGCGATCGTGTCGGCAAAGCCGTTGCGTGTGGAGCCGTAGATGTCATTTGCCAGATCATTGTCATAGATGGATGTGAGCTGGTATCCCACCTCAGAGGTGAACCCTGCCATGCGGTGATATCCCGTACCGTACAGTTCCTCCGCCAGATCATTGTCAAAGATGTTCACTGCGGCATAGCCAAGGGTGTGACCGATGTTCTCTGCGCCTTCCCAGAATCCAACGGCAAGATCCTTCGTCCCCCCCCACAGGCCGCTTAAGAAGCCCGTCTTGGGCTGCACCGCGGGCGGTACTGCCGACTGCCCACTGCCGAAGCTGCTGCTGCCACTGTTCCAGGACTCGCTGTAGATGCCATAGGACGTGCCCAGAACGGGAGAGCTCCAGATGTTGATGGCGCTTCTGCCTTCTGGATCCACGAAGTTGATGGGGTCGCCACCCGCATAGTCATAGAGCGACATGCTCGCCTCATGCCCCATGGGATCGGTGGAGAGGAAGCGCCCGCTTGCAGGCTCATAGTACCGCGCCCCCATATGGTAGAAGCCCGTCACATCCTGCCTCTTCCCGCGCCAGCCAAACGCGCGCCACACGCTCAACCCATCTGGCAGGGATGGACTCCATGAACCCGAGAGCGGTCCGTACCCGCCAAAGCGCGCATCATTCCACTCGAACGCCAGAGTCCCACCAGCGGCCGCACTCAGCGTGGTCGCCCTGGCAAAGCCCACGATGTGGCCGTAGGCATCATCCACCGTCCCTACCGCCTGGGCATTGGCCTCATTGACCAGGGCCTCCAGGCCGCCCATGCCCACGAGCCCGCCGTAGCCGCCGCTCAGGTCCGGCCCATGCACCTTCCACCAGCGCTCCGTCACCGCCGCGCCCCCAGAGCCACGTGTTATCTCGATCCCCACTTCCAGGAACTCAACCAGCGGATCATACCAGGAGCGCTCGATCACCTGCTCCGCTGTCTGGTAGAGGTTGCCGCGCTTCGGCACGTACTTGGTCTGCAGCCTGCGTCCGAAGCCGTCATACACGGCCGTCCATTCGTAGCCAAAGCCACCGTACTCCTCCTGCACCACCTTCACCAGACGGCCAAACCCGTCCCAGGTCAGGCTCTGAGAACGGCCGTTCTGGGCAAATCCTCCCGCGATGTGTCGATGCGTCACATTGCCATCGTCATCAAAGAGGTTCTCCACGCCAAAATGCCGCACCCCCAGGTTAAACGTCGCATTCGCCTGGGCGCTAAACTGCCCGCTGGGGTGGTTCCCCTTGGCCAGCAGATTGTACCCGCCCGCCGGCATCCACAGCTGCCGGCTCCACGCTCCGCTGGTGAACCGGGTGGCCGCCGGATGCTGCACTTCGCTCAATTCACTCTTGGTGTTCACCACCAGTTCCACATTCTTCGCCCCCTTGGCCGTTCCCTGCGCGGTCAGCCCCAGGGTTTCGAAGCCGCTCACCTCACGCGTCACCCGCCCCAGGGCATTGATGCCCGCCCCGCCTTCCATGGCCGCATCATTGACCAGGAACAACTGGCTGCCCGTGCTGCCAGACGGAGCCGGCGTCTCACGCCCGGTGTAGATCCCCAGACCACCCGGCTGGCCGTAGTCATGCTCGTGCAGTTGCGTCCTCGCACTCTGGCCGTCACCAGGCACCCAGCTCTCGCTGATCAACTGGCGCCTCTGGGCACTGTATTGGTAGTTTCTCGCATCCTGCCAGGTGGCCGTGCCCGTGCCGTCGTTCGCTGTCAGACGCGTGGCGGCGTAGCTGGCCTGGCGGCTGTCAGAGGTCCACGAGATGGCCTCTGCCACCACGTCCACGCTGCGCCCCGTCAGTCGCGTCTGCGCCGCCAGCACCCGGCCGCGGTTGTCCCGACCGCCGCTGCCCGGCACTGTGTAGGTGCGGAAGGGGTTGCTGCGAGTCTTGAGCAGACCGCTGTCGCCATAGGTGTAGTTGAAGGTGCCTCCCCCCAGGCTCACCTGCGCCAGCAGGCCATCCGCACGGTAGCCAAAGCCCCAGCTGCCCCCGGCACCACTCCCCAGAGGCGAGACATCCCCTCCCCGTGCCAGACCGTTGCGACGTCCAGAGCCGTCATAAGTGTTGGCGAGGTGGGAGATCACCACTCCATCCAGCTTGGTCTTCTCGTACTCCAGGTGCCCCTGCCCGTCATAGGCGCGCAGGATCTCCGTGACCCCGGCCGCTGTTGTTTCCTTGACATGGGTCACCTGCCCCCGCACATCATAGGCCAGCATCTCCCGCTTCACATAGGCCGGGCTCCCCACCGTGCCCACCGTCGTGGCCAGGATCCTCTGCCAGTCATCATACGTGCTGGTGTGTACCAGGCCACGAGGATCGGTGAACAGCTGGAGCATCCCCTTCTCCTTGCCCGCCGTGTAGAACTGGTAGGTGTGGTAGCGTCGGCTCTGCACGCCCCCGCTGCCCTCCAGGTAGCTTTCCGTGGGGCGCCCTGCCGCATCCAGCGTCGCCACTTCCTTCAGCCCTTGAGGCATGAGCCGCTCCACCTTCTGCCCGCCCCCGCCCAGGTTCGTGTAAATATACTGCGTGGCAGCCCCGTCCGGCAGCAGCGTCAGAGCCACCCGGTTCATCCCGTCGTAGCTGGTCTTCGTGGTCTGGCCGGACTCGTCCGTGACCGCGGCGGCATTCCCCGCTGCATCATACTCCGTGCGGGCGTAGGTTCCGTCCGCATGCTTGACGAGGACCGTCCTTCCCGCCGTGTCTGTCCAGGTTGACTGGGTCAGCTGCTCCCCTCCTGAGCCCGTGGTGGCGGTCACCTGGTGGGAGTCCAGGCTGTAGGTCGAGGCAGACTGGGTGATGATCGCATTTGCCGCATTCCTCACGGTCACGCTCACCTTCCTCCCCAGAGCATCGCAGACCGTTTCCGTGCTCTCTCCCAGGCTGCTCACCGCCTTGTTCTTCAGACCGGCGGCATCATAGGACACGGTGGTGGATTGAGCGGCACTCGTGGCTCCAGAGGCTGGCAGCACGGTCGTCATGGCGCGATCCAGATTGTCGAACGTGCTCGTGGTCACATGTCCCACGAAGTTCGTCGAGCTTACTACATTTCCCCTGCGATCCGCCGTGGTCACCTCACTGCCCTGCGTTTGTCCGCTGGCATTTTTGAGCGTCTTCGTCGTGGTGCGGGTCGTGTCGTTGTAGGCATACTCGTGGTACTGGTGCTCACTCACGGGTTCCCGCTTGATCCTCCCGTCCAGGTAGTAGCGCCACTCCAGCACCGTCCCGTCCGGATTGATCTGCCGCCTCGGCTTCGCATCAGAAGTGAAAAATTTCTGCGTGACCCCTCCGCGGGAATCCGTCTGCGTCACCTTCAGCAAGGCATCATCATAGGCCGTCGTCTCCCTGGCCAGCAAGGTGCCGCCATTCTGCCAGTCACCCTGGTAAGCCTCCGTGAGCGTCTTGCGACCAATGCCGTCGTAGCCTGCCTTCCCCGTATGACCGCGGGGGTCCATGATCTTGATGAGATCGCCGAAGAGGTTGTAGAAGTACTTCGTGGTGGCGTACTGCTCCACACCTGGCACAGCCTCCACGCCCGTGCCGTCCGCCTTGGCCCGTGAGCGCCAGGCCACATGCTCCACCTTGCGCCCCGCGCCATCGTACCGGGTGTAGGTGTAGTCCTCCGGGTTGGTTCTTGAACCGTCCGTCCACTCCACCTCACCCGTCAGGTTGTAGTAGGTGTAGTTCCAGCCCAGCTGCGTGCCGGACTCGTTCAAATTCTCGATCCACAGGCGGCGGCCCATGTCATCATAGGCATAGCGGTTCACCTTCCTGGCCACCACACCCTCCATCACCCGCTCCTCCACCAGCTCGCCCCGGAGATTGTGGGAGTACTCGATGACCACATCAGGGTAGTTTGTCTGATCCACCTGGCCGCTGTAGCCCGTTCTCCTGGTGATGAACCCGCGCGCATCCTGCTGATAGACCGTCACCGCCTCCTCTGCCGTGCCCTCCGCCATCTTCGTGGTGGACACCATGCCCTTGCAGAACGGCACCTGGGCTTGATTGGAGGGGTTGCTGAAGGCATCCTGATAGCTCGTGGTGGATGCGTTCAACACCGTGCCAGAGGCATCCTGGTTCTCCACCCGGGTCACTGCATAGGGCCGCGCCGCATCCTGGTAGTAGTAGCGGGTGCGCCTGCCCGTGGCCAGCCCCGTGGTGGGATGCGGATGGGTGATCAGCTCCGGCAGGTGCAGGCTGTTATAGGTGGCAGTCGTCACTGCCACATCCGTAAAGACGCCATCACCGTCCAGGTCCCCTTTCACGCGGATCTCCGTCGCATCCCCGCCGCTGTTGTAGCTGAACTCCGTGCGCACCCCACCACGGTGTTGCAGCGATTTCAAGCCCCCCGCAAACGCCCCCGGCACCCCGTTGGTCACATCCAGCGCCGTGTACCACTCCTGCTCCATCTTCGGATTGGTGCCCGCGCCCGTCGCGGCATTCGTCACCGTGCTCACCGGGTCAAAGACCTTGGTCAGCCGGTTGTTGGTGTAATAGTAGATCGTCTTGCGGTTGTACGCGTCCAGGATCTCCGTCCGGCCGGTGGTCATCCCGTTCGCATCCTCGCTGTTGAAGTAACTGTAGGTGGCATTGCGCACCGGCTCATAGGACTCGGCCGCAGGCAGGGCCTCGTTGTTTCCTCCGCTGTGCTTGCCCACCGTGGCCCTCTGCTGCACCACACGCCGCAGGTGTGAGGTCTTGCCGATCTTGTCGCTTCCGGCACCGATGACGTTCCCCTCCAGGTCCAGGTCACCCTGCACATAGAGCTGGTAGTCGCTCTCCACCGTCCGCCCCCCGGGGCGGATCTCCTTCTTGATCAGGTGGGTGGATGACCACGCCGTGTTGCTGGTGCTCCCCACCTTGCCCTGCTCATGGAGGTAGTCGTATCGAACCCACGAGTTGTCCGGCAGCGTCACCTCCACCAGGTCGCCGGAGCCGTCATACCGGTAGGAGATGCGCCGCCCGTCTCCCGTATAGATCTCCACGATGTGACCATACACATCGTACTTGAACCCGTAGTAGTTGCCATTGCTCGCCTGCACCCGCGCCAGCTCGCCGTAGGACGAATTCGACGTCGCCACATACCACGGATCCCCCGAAACCCCGTCGCCAAAAAACTTGAAATCGAGGTAGTTCCCCGCCGAGTCCGTCCACCGCTTCAGATACGGCCGTTCGCGGCTGATGGCAGGGCTGGCACCAAAGACGGGATAGCTCCGTTTCTCATAGACCCGCGTGCTCCCATCTGCCCCGTACAACGTGTACGTGACCACACCACCCGGGCTGGTGCGCAGGATCCGGTTCCGGAAGAGATTGCGTACAGATCCCAGCTCCAGCCCGTCACCGTTGGTGAGATGGGGGTTGTCCTGGGCGCGCACCGTCCATTCCTCCTGCGCCAGGTTCGCCGTGTTTCTGGCATACACGATCACCGAGCCATCCAGCTCGGCCACCTGCAGCTTGTCCGTACCATCCACCGGCACCATGTAGGGGAAGTAGGACATCTTCCATCCGTAGCCAAAGTGACCGTACGCGCGGGACTGGCTGCTGTAGTTGCGCCGGATCTGGAGCGGGATCGGGCCCGGCAGCGTCAGATCCAGCTCATCCGCATACAGCTCCCCGGTGATGGAGTTTACCGGATCCCCCACAAAGCCCCCGTACCCAGACGAGCCGTAGTAGTCACCAAAGGTGAGCGTGCTGCTCGTGTTGCCCAGCAGCATGCCGGTGCTCACGTTGCTCAGAAACTGGCTGCCGAGCGAGCCCGATGGCGTGCTGTACACATCGTAATACCACGAACTGCTGCTGGAGAGGAAACCACCCGCCGAGCCCAGCAGGCTGGCCACACTGGATGTGGAGCTCATCGACCAGCTGTCTGAGAGAAACCCATAGCTCGGCGTGTAGGCAGGCTGTGGGGAAAAACTCAACGTGCCGCTGCTGGAGATGCTGATCGTGGAGCTGCCGAAACTCAGGCTGGACGATGAGTACGTGTTGGAGCCGCCGAACAGCCAGTTCGAAGCACCACCATTGATGCGCCCAATCAAGGCCCCCGCCTGGCTCTTGCCAATGATGAGTGCCCCCATGCCCTTCCACTGCCCGGCCGCTCCCGCCACCGGTCCGGGCGTGATGAAGACACGCGCCAGGTTCTTGTCCCAACCTGAAAAGGCCGCCTCCACGCTGGTCCACAGGCTGGGTGCCCAGTTCTGCAACGTCTTTGTCTGCGACTCGAAGGAGTAGGTCTTCGTCTTCTCCGTCACATAGTTGTCTGCTGTGAGCTCAACCACGTTGGTGTTCGCGTTCCCATCCTGCTGCACCCGGTGAATCAGATCCACCGTGGAGACAGCATCACTGTCCTCCACCTTGATGTATTCTTTGATCGTGTGGTGCTCCAGGGCAGAGATCTCTGCGATGAACAGGTTCGTCATGAAGTCCGCCCCCGTGATCATTCCTTGTCCGCCCGCATCTGGTCGCAGGTCCCCGTAGCCGGCCCATGCCGTGCGGCTGAAGTTCATATCCACCACCGGGTACACCAGATTGGGCCGCTTGGCCGCCTGGTTGGGCACTGTCACCATGATCGGGTCCCGTGTACCATTCAGCTCCGCCCCCAGCTGGGCAAACCCATGGGCGCGCATGGACACCGCATGCACCTTGAACGTGTCCTTCAGCGTTTCAAACGAGCGTGACACCCGTTGGTAGTAGGACATGCCCATCAAGTAGGCCATCGTGCCCTGGATCAGGTCATAGTCCGGATTGATGCTGGAGTTCGCAGCCCGTTCCTGCTCATGCTTCCAGAACGGCTCCAGATGCACCTTCAGCATCCGGTCCGTCACCCTGCCCGTGTTCAGGCAGAAGGCATTCAGATCGCCCAGATTGAAATAAGAGGTCGTCGCGCTGCCAGCTTGCGCTGCCTGGTTGGGGCCGAAATCCAGGTTCGTGATGCCCGCGAAGTGGCTCCACCCGCCCAGCAGATTCTGATCCGCCACACCCACCGGACCCCCATAGTTGCGCTGGCGGTGGTAGGTGACCTTGAAGCTGAACTGGTCATCCACCGTGCTGACATGCTGCGTCGTCACCTGTTTCTTGCGCAGGTGCGCATCTGCCCCGTAGGTGTAGTTGCCCGTGCCGGAGTCCGGATTCTCCAGGTCGAAGGGCTGCATGGTGAAGGTCATGTCGTAGTGCCCGGCCTCGGCCCGGGGAGCAATGCTCACCACCGCCCGGCGGTTGTGCATGTCCATGATCCGGACCCCATTGATGACCGCCTTGTTCGTGGGGAACTGCACGCTGGCGATCTCAATATCCACCGTGTCAAACCTCGAACCGTCCGCACTCACGCGGTCGCTCTGCGTGTACGTCCCCGTCGTCGTGTTGAACTGCGTCGGCTGGGGGAACTCCTTCCACTGCACACGGTTGAACTTCCGGTTGCGGAAGCGCACGCCCAGGCTGTCCTTCGCCAGCCCCGGCCAGTTCTGTTGCAGGGACTTGTCCAGATCCTTCAGAAAGATGTTCCCCGGCGTGCGGTCCTCTGCATCCAGCGTCCAGAGCGCATCACCGGCCCCCGCCTTCAGGTACTTGCGCACCCATTCACGGATGCTCTTCGTCCCGCTGGGCAGATACCCTTCCACAGCCAGGCCTTCCACCACCTCCGTGTCCTTCAGCCAGGGGAAGAGGTGCACCCACTTGTTCACCCCGTCCACATTCACATAGGCCGCCACCCACGGGTAGTTCACCCCGATGAGCTGCGGCACCGGCTGCGTCCCATCCGGCGTCTGCATGCCTTTGAGCCGCATGCGCAGCAGGTTGCTCAGGCGCTGGTCCAGCATCTTCACCGCATTGGGCGAGGAGCGCACATAAGACGCGTGCACCCCCGCCTTGCGCAGCAGATACACCAGCAGCGCACACTGCTCATCCGGCGAGCCCTGCCCCTCCTGGAAGGTGGCCAGCGCACTGCGGTTGATCCCCCCCGCATTCACCGCCGCCTCATCGATGTCCCCGTTCTCATTGTAGCCCAGCGCATCCGTCAGGCCGATCTCATTGTGCACATAGTTCACCAGCGCCATGGGGTTGTTTCCCATCTCCGTGACGAAGCGGTCCAGGATGGTGTGCCCCTGCAGCTCCGGCGCCTGGCTGAGCTGCGTGTACGTGCTGCCCGCGGGCGCGGCGAACTGGTGCTCGAACCGCGGCGTCAGCGCCTGGATCTCCTCCGCCGTCTTCCCGTGGTACGTGGGCGGCGCAGGCTCCCCCTGGAAGTGGGGCGTCTTCACCAGCGTGGTGCCCCAGGGCGGGGCGGACTCGAAGTTCAAGGCATAACCCACCACGAACGTCCCGCTCGTGCCCGGCTGGGCCGGATCACTCACCGCCAGCCAGTGGGCGTTGCTGCCCACCATCGTGTTCCCCACCGCCGCCACAGAGAAGTAGTACTCCTCCGCACCCGGCAGCGCCCGGTGCGTGATGATGAACGGCGCGGAGTAGCCCGCGCCAAACATGCCGTCCGGCCCCGCCTCCAGCGCCAGCTGCACCGTTGTTTCCAGAACCTGCACCCCGCCCACCGTGGTCACAAAGGTCTTCTGAAATCCGTTGTCACCAAACTGCTTCCACTCCGCCGCCGAGTTCGTGGCCGAGGCCCCCTTCCAGTGCGGGATGTCCAGCGCCTGCACCTGCACCGGCACCACGTTCCCCTGCTGGGCAAAGTCCGACCTCCGGTACACGCGGATGCTCATCTCATCCGGCACATCTGTCGCCGCAGACTGCCCCCCCGTGTGCAGGGCAAAGCGGCTGCTCTGGCCAATGTACAGCGGCGTCCCGCCCGACTCACTGCCGAAGCCCGCGATCGGGTTCTGCACCTCCAGCGGGTAGGTCACCGTGCCGCTGTTGTTCTGGATGAGGAAGCTGGACTGCCCCGCGATCTTGAAGAACCACGGGTAGGCACCGTAGTCCAGCCCGGAGGCCCACGGCGCAATGCCCGTGGGGGAGAGCTGCACCCCCTTCTGGAAATCCAGCGGAATCACAAACGCCTGGTACGTGGGGTCATCCCCCGCCCCGTAGGAAAACCTGCCCGTGCGCGGCTGGGGGCCGGACGGGGCCTGGGCGGAGGCCGGAGTCAACCATGAGCTCACAGCCATCACGGCCGTGGCCAGGCACAAAAAGACCCGGGGAGTGCTCTTCGTCATCATTGCAGCAGAGGGGTGAAGAAAGGTTCTATGAAACCTGAGTGAAAGGGTGTGTCAGCCTCGTCTTACCGGGCCGGGACGGGGTTGGCGGTTTCCGCGGCCTTGCGCACGCGCAGCATCTCCGCCATGGCCTGGTGCCGGGCCTCCAGCCGCATCGGCGCCGTCTGGGGCCCCTCCGCAGGCTGCGGCTGCCTCTGCAGC contains these protein-coding regions:
- a CDS encoding RHS repeat-associated core domain-containing protein yields the protein MMTKSTPRVFLCLATAVMAVSSWLTPASAQAPSGPQPRTGRFSYGAGDDPTYQAFVIPLDFQKGVQLSPTGIAPWASGLDYGAYPWFFKIAGQSSFLIQNNSGTVTYPLEVQNPIAGFGSESGGTPLYIGQSSRFALHTGGQSAATDVPDEMSIRVYRRSDFAQQGNVVPVQVQALDIPHWKGASATNSAAEWKQFGDNGFQKTFVTTVGGVQVLETTVQLALEAGPDGMFGAGYSAPFIITHRALPGAEEYYFSVAAVGNTMVGSNAHWLAVSDPAQPGTSGTFVVGYALNFESAPPWGTTLVKTPHFQGEPAPPTYHGKTAEEIQALTPRFEHQFAAPAGSTYTQLSQAPELQGHTILDRFVTEMGNNPMALVNYVHNEIGLTDALGYNENGDIDEAAVNAGGINRSALATFQEGQGSPDEQCALLVYLLRKAGVHASYVRSSPNAVKMLDQRLSNLLRMRLKGMQTPDGTQPVPQLIGVNYPWVAAYVNVDGVNKWVHLFPWLKDTEVVEGLAVEGYLPSGTKSIREWVRKYLKAGAGDALWTLDAEDRTPGNIFLKDLDKSLQQNWPGLAKDSLGVRFRNRKFNRVQWKEFPQPTQFNTTTGTYTQSDRVSADGSRFDTVDIEIASVQFPTNKAVINGVRIMDMHNRRAVVSIAPRAEAGHYDMTFTMQPFDLENPDSGTGNYTYGADAHLRKKQVTTQHVSTVDDQFSFKVTYHRQRNYGGPVGVADQNLLGGWSHFAGITNLDFGPNQAAQAGSATTSYFNLGDLNAFCLNTGRVTDRMLKVHLEPFWKHEQERAANSSINPDYDLIQGTMAYLMGMSYYQRVSRSFETLKDTFKVHAVSMRAHGFAQLGAELNGTRDPIMVTVPNQAAKRPNLVYPVVDMNFSRTAWAGYGDLRPDAGGQGMITGADFMTNLFIAEISALEHHTIKEYIKVEDSDAVSTVDLIHRVQQDGNANTNVVELTADNYVTEKTKTYSFESQTKTLQNWAPSLWTSVEAAFSGWDKNLARVFITPGPVAGAAGQWKGMGALIIGKSQAGALIGRINGGASNWLFGGSNTYSSSSLSFGSSTISISSSGTLSFSPQPAYTPSYGFLSDSWSMSSTSSVASLLGSAGGFLSSSSSWYYDVYSTPSGSLGSQFLSNVSTGMLLGNTSSTLTFGDYYGSSGYGGFVGDPVNSITGELYADELDLTLPGPIPLQIRRNYSSQSRAYGHFGYGWKMSYFPYMVPVDGTDKLQVAELDGSVIVYARNTANLAQEEWTVRAQDNPHLTNGDGLELGSVRNLFRNRILRTSPGGVVTYTLYGADGSTRVYEKRSYPVFGASPAISRERPYLKRWTDSAGNYLDFKFFGDGVSGDPWYVATSNSSYGELARVQASNGNYYGFKYDVYGHIVEIYTGDGRRISYRYDGSGDLVEVTLPDNSWVRYDYLHEQGKVGSTSNTAWSSTHLIKKEIRPGGRTVESDYQLYVQGDLDLEGNVIGAGSDKIGKTSHLRRVVQQRATVGKHSGGNNEALPAAESYEPVRNATYSYFNSEDANGMTTGRTEILDAYNRKTIYYYTNNRLTKVFDPVSTVTNAATGAGTNPKMEQEWYTALDVTNGVPGAFAGGLKSLQHRGGVRTEFSYNSGGDATEIRVKGDLDGDGVFTDVAVTTATYNSLHLPELITHPHPTTGLATGRRTRYYYQDAARPYAVTRVENQDASGTVLNASTTSYQDAFSNPSNQAQVPFCKGMVSTTKMAEGTAEEAVTVYQQDARGFITRRTGYSGQVDQTNYPDVVIEYSHNLRGELVEERVMEGVVARKVNRYAYDDMGRRLWIENLNESGTQLGWNYTYYNLTGEVEWTDGSRTNPEDYTYTRYDGAGRKVEHVAWRSRAKADGTGVEAVPGVEQYATTKYFYNLFGDLIKIMDPRGHTGKAGYDGIGRKTLTEAYQGDWQNGGTLLARETTAYDDALLKVTQTDSRGGVTQKFFTSDAKPRRQINPDGTVLEWRYYLDGRIKREPVSEHQYHEYAYNDTTRTTTKTLKNASGQTQGSEVTTADRRGNVVSSTNFVGHVTTSTFDNLDRAMTTVLPASGATSAAQSTTVSYDAAGLKNKAVSSLGESTETVCDALGRKVSVTVRNAANAIITQSASTYSLDSHQVTATTGSGGEQLTQSTWTDTAGRTVLVKHADGTYARTEYDAAGNAAAVTDESGQTTKTSYDGMNRVALTLLPDGAATQYIYTNLGGGGQKVERLMPQGLKEVATLDAAGRPTESYLEGSGGVQSRRYHTYQFYTAGKEKGMLQLFTDPRGLVHTSTYDDWQRILATTVGTVGSPAYVKREMLAYDVRGQVTHVKETTAAGVTEILRAYDGQGHLEYEKTKLDGVVISHLANTYDGSGRRNGLARGGDVSPLGSGAGGSWGFGYRADGLLAQVSLGGGTFNYTYGDSGLLKTRSNPFRTYTVPGSGGRDNRGRVLAAQTRLTGRSVDVVAEAISWTSDSRQASYAATRLTANDGTGTATWQDARNYQYSAQRRQLISESWVPGDGQSARTQLHEHDYGQPGGLGIYTGRETPAPSGSTGSQLFLVNDAAMEGGAGINALGRVTREVSGFETLGLTAQGTAKGAKNVELVVNTKSELSEVQHPAATRFTSGAWSRQLWMPAGGYNLLAKGNHPSGQFSAQANATFNLGVRHFGVENLFDDDGNVTHRHIAGGFAQNGRSQSLTWDGFGRLVKVVQEEYGGFGYEWTAVYDGFGRRLQTKYVPKRGNLYQTAEQVIERSWYDPLVEFLEVGIEITRGSGGAAVTERWWKVHGPDLSGGYGGLVGMGGLEALVNEANAQAVGTVDDAYGHIVGFARATTLSAAAGGTLAFEWNDARFGGYGPLSGSWSPSLPDGLSVWRAFGWRGKRQDVTGFYHMGARYYEPASGRFLSTDPMGHEASMSLYDYAGGDPINFVDPEGRSAINIWSSPVLGTSYGIYSESWNSGSSSFGSGQSAVPPAVQPKTGFLSGLWGGTKDLAVGFWEGAENIGHTLGYAAVNIFDNDLAEELYGTGYHRMAGFTSEVGYQLTSIYDNDLANDIYGSTRNGFADTIANYGLDLYEGNRNVGSDLQFILKEASGGQDASWDYRAGYVIPAIVSAIVERKMSTGGGLPGYCFAPGTPVLMGDGSTRPVETIREGDWIMADDPEDERAAAPQRVLALHKNWSDHLYEVRVDNDRDGLPDGALKATGGHPFWTKNRGWIKVCNLQPNDILADASGGDSRVLDTKVEERISATYNLSVANIHTFFVMAGKVPVLVHNTNPGPRTYIIYQAPIQGTNQIYTGRASMPGLVSGTDVLDYRFAGGHHRGIDFSSATVVSHVQSLQGTGSVEYQAIRGAEQIWYDRAVLNEHAARQIAPISASNVMRDDYLRAAQTLNQSGSLDLPCPRR